A region of Reichenbachiella carrageenanivorans DNA encodes the following proteins:
- a CDS encoding SusD/RagB family nutrient-binding outer membrane lipoprotein codes for MKNILVILIAIFLVSCSENLDELNKNTKDPLEVSGESLFTTAQKEAVDQVAKQHVNWNNTRLWVQYACETQYRDETNYDLVTRSIPQGHWSRMYRYTLKNLEEAKAIITDTTYPSTENPAVKENKLQIIELMQLYSYSILVETFGDVPYEEALDIDVLNPKYDDADAVYRDLLDRLDAVIATLDPAHGSFSTGADNMYQGDVASWLKFANSLKLRMGMLYADVDNTFAQTVVEEAVADPVGLIMTADEDANYYYLSSTPNTNPDHVTLVLSGRSDYVATNTIIDMMAGLNDPRMDDYFTEASGGGYVGGVVGNQNTPAQNWSTFAASIKTPTKPGVIFDHIETEWLLAEGAERGYNVGGSTAESHYNAAITASIVHWGGTAAEATTYLAQPAVAYTTATGTWQEKIGTQRWLGLYNRGFDAWTALRRLDYPTLPVPTAAQSGFPVRYTYPVVEQTLNAAGWSGAKFGGANDLVTNRLWFDVADYSH; via the coding sequence ATGAAAAATATATTAGTAATATTAATAGCGATCTTTTTGGTTTCATGTTCAGAAAACCTAGATGAGCTGAATAAAAACACCAAAGATCCGCTGGAAGTGAGTGGAGAATCACTCTTTACCACAGCACAAAAAGAGGCGGTAGACCAAGTAGCTAAGCAGCATGTGAACTGGAACAATACCCGGCTTTGGGTCCAGTATGCCTGTGAGACACAGTATCGCGACGAGACCAATTATGATCTGGTGACCAGATCTATCCCTCAGGGGCATTGGAGTAGAATGTATAGATATACTTTGAAAAACCTCGAAGAGGCTAAAGCAATCATTACAGACACGACTTACCCGTCTACAGAAAACCCTGCTGTGAAGGAAAATAAACTTCAGATCATAGAGTTGATGCAGCTATATAGCTATAGCATATTAGTGGAGACGTTTGGAGACGTGCCATATGAAGAAGCTTTAGATATAGATGTGCTCAATCCTAAATATGACGATGCAGATGCCGTCTATCGAGATCTGCTTGATAGGTTAGATGCAGTCATTGCTACACTAGACCCTGCGCATGGATCCTTTAGTACAGGAGCAGACAATATGTACCAGGGAGACGTGGCTAGCTGGCTCAAATTTGCCAATTCATTGAAGTTGAGAATGGGTATGCTCTATGCAGATGTAGACAATACATTTGCCCAGACGGTAGTAGAAGAAGCAGTAGCCGATCCAGTAGGTTTGATTATGACTGCCGACGAGGATGCCAATTACTACTACCTCAGTTCTACGCCTAATACCAACCCAGATCATGTTACTTTGGTATTGAGCGGTCGCTCAGATTATGTAGCTACCAATACCATCATAGATATGATGGCAGGGCTAAACGACCCTCGTATGGACGATTACTTTACAGAAGCCTCTGGAGGAGGATATGTAGGTGGTGTGGTAGGTAATCAAAATACCCCAGCTCAAAACTGGAGTACGTTTGCGGCGTCTATTAAAACGCCAACCAAACCAGGTGTGATCTTCGATCATATCGAAACGGAATGGTTGCTTGCCGAAGGAGCCGAGAGAGGCTATAATGTAGGTGGTAGTACCGCAGAGAGTCACTACAATGCGGCCATCACAGCGTCTATTGTGCATTGGGGTGGCACGGCAGCTGAGGCTACCACTTATTTGGCTCAGCCAGCGGTAGCTTATACTACAGCCACTGGCACTTGGCAGGAGAAAATAGGCACGCAGCGATGGCTAGGTTTGTACAATAGGGGCTTTGATGCCTGGACTGCTTTGAGACGTTTGGATTACCCTACTTTGCCAGTGCCTACGGCGGCGCAGTCGGGCTTCCCTGTGAGATATACCTATCCCGTAGTAGAGCAGACACTCAATGCGGCAGGTTGGTCAGGAGCCAAATTTGGCGGAGCCAATGATTTGGTAACGAATAGACTTTGGTTTGATGTGGCAGATTATAGCCATTGA
- a CDS encoding HesB/IscA family protein, translating to MEDRKMSLEPVNITPKAVEEVKNIMSNKGIPEDYALRIGIKGGGCGAMGYMLGFDKPNDSDITYIHEEVPVVIEKKHVMYLMGLEVDFLETAEERGFCFNKED from the coding sequence ATGGAAGATAGAAAAATGAGTCTGGAACCAGTAAACATTACCCCAAAGGCTGTAGAAGAGGTCAAAAATATCATGTCTAATAAAGGCATCCCTGAAGATTATGCCCTTCGAATAGGCATCAAAGGCGGGGGCTGTGGTGCGATGGGCTATATGCTAGGATTCGACAAACCCAATGACTCTGACATTACCTATATACACGAAGAAGTACCTGTAGTCATAGAGAAAAAACATGTAATGTACCTAATGGGGCTTGAAGTAGATTTTCTAGAAACCGCCGAAGAACGAGGCTTTTGTTTCAATAAAGAAGATTAA
- a CDS encoding DUF7935 family protein, whose translation MEALIEFGKIILPAGAVLYAMFLTTRMFLNKEYEKQLIQIKIKNNETVLPVRLQAYERLCLFLERISPKNLIVRLNVGEMTVGEFQQVLLHEIREEFGHNLSQQVYMSEQSWNMVKNAMEEIVMLINESAGDLNPEGMSIELARKVFEKVIEKQELGTDAALSFIKNEIQQVF comes from the coding sequence TTGGAGGCACTGATAGAATTCGGAAAAATCATTTTACCAGCAGGAGCAGTATTATACGCCATGTTCCTGACTACACGCATGTTCTTAAACAAAGAATATGAAAAACAATTGATTCAAATTAAAATCAAAAACAACGAAACCGTACTACCCGTCAGGCTCCAGGCCTATGAACGATTGTGTTTGTTTTTAGAGCGAATTTCGCCTAAAAACTTGATCGTTAGGCTCAATGTTGGGGAGATGACCGTGGGCGAATTTCAGCAGGTGCTATTGCACGAAATCCGCGAAGAGTTTGGTCACAATCTGTCTCAGCAGGTATATATGTCTGAGCAATCTTGGAACATGGTTAAAAATGCCATGGAAGAAATTGTGATGCTGATCAATGAATCTGCTGGCGATCTAAACCCTGAGGGCATGAGTATAGAGCTGGCACGAAAGGTGTTCGAAAAAGTGATAGAAAAACAAGAGTTGGGCACAGATGCTGCATTGTCGTTTATCAAAAACGAAATTCAGCAGGTATTCTAA
- a CDS encoding YkvA family protein produces MSKKEKFKKYQEKAAEVLKDNERVQSLLGSTKEKLVEVLSSNERLKDFSDKVYVMVRMVKAHLAGDYREFPWRTILLMVGALIYFITPIDMIPDVIPVLGLTDDISIIFWIYRSVQEDIEKFEDWERTIELS; encoded by the coding sequence ATGAGCAAAAAAGAAAAATTCAAGAAGTATCAAGAAAAGGCAGCCGAAGTACTCAAGGACAATGAGCGTGTACAATCTCTACTAGGCTCTACCAAAGAAAAGCTAGTAGAAGTGCTGTCGAGCAATGAACGATTAAAGGATTTTTCTGATAAAGTATATGTGATGGTACGAATGGTGAAGGCACATCTGGCTGGAGACTATCGGGAGTTTCCATGGCGCACGATATTGTTGATGGTGGGAGCACTGATCTATTTCATCACACCGATCGATATGATACCTGATGTTATTCCTGTTCTGGGGCTTACCGATGATATCTCTATCATTTTCTGGATTTATAGAAGTGTACAAGAAGACATCGAAAAATTTGAGGATTGGGAACGAACCATAGAGCTGTCATGA
- the pheT gene encoding phenylalanine--tRNA ligase subunit beta, translated as MKISLNWLKDFIAFEEDATVISKVLTDTGLEVEGLEKFEEIEGGLEGLVIGEVLTCAKHPDADKLSVTTVDIGADAPAPIVCGAPNVAQGQKVVVATVGTTLYPAGGEPFKIKKAKIRGEVSEGMICAEDEIGLGQSHNGIMVLDTDLPNGTPAKDYFKPETDQVIEIGLTPNRADGASHFGVARDLKAAFRRPTIFPDLSTFKVDNQSNPVEISVENQEACPRYSGLTISNVEVKASPKWLANRLKSIGLAPINNIVDVTNYVLHGLGQPLHAFDLAEISGKKVVVKTLASGTKFTTLDEKERELTDKDLMICDDTKAMCIGGVFGGINSGVKDSTTSIFLESAYFSADWVRNTATRHSIKTDASFRFERGTDPNMTVNALKYAAMLIKEVAGGEISSEVIDIYPSPIADFEIDVKYKNIDRLIGKEIPHDRIKEILGDLDIVLSDETEMGFKATVPPYRVDVTREADIVEEILRIYGYNNIELEENYGADYLAAFPTPDKDKIQSKTTDFLAALGFNEIISNSLTNPDYVAKTELWDPALNVEVLNKLSEELGVMRQTLVFSGMESLKYNINRKQTNLKFFEFGRIYTTSDGEYQEKEQLALFLTGDQTDESWSVDKKSIDFYSISSTVHKILDKFSITEFDSVPTDNPVFDYGLDISKDGQLLVSLGKVNRKVQKVAEVSQDVFYAEFNWAKMLKKYGKKILYKAVPKFPEVRRDLSLVLDEQVNFQQILELAKRESKKLVKRINVFSVYQGDSIGEGKKSYALSFILQDENKTLNDKAIDKTMNGLIASFEKDLNAIIRK; from the coding sequence ATGAAGATTTCTCTGAATTGGTTGAAGGATTTTATCGCGTTTGAAGAAGATGCGACAGTTATCTCTAAAGTATTAACAGACACAGGGTTAGAAGTAGAAGGTTTAGAGAAATTCGAAGAAATCGAAGGAGGACTCGAAGGGTTGGTGATTGGAGAAGTATTGACTTGTGCTAAACACCCAGATGCCGACAAGCTCAGCGTGACCACGGTAGATATAGGAGCCGATGCTCCAGCACCTATTGTATGCGGAGCACCCAATGTAGCTCAGGGGCAGAAAGTAGTTGTGGCCACTGTAGGGACTACATTATATCCAGCTGGAGGAGAACCATTTAAAATCAAAAAAGCTAAAATACGAGGCGAAGTGTCCGAAGGTATGATATGTGCCGAAGATGAAATAGGCCTAGGCCAGTCGCACAATGGTATCATGGTACTCGATACCGATTTGCCAAACGGCACCCCAGCCAAAGACTATTTCAAGCCAGAAACTGATCAGGTCATAGAAATCGGCTTGACGCCAAACCGTGCAGACGGCGCTTCGCACTTCGGTGTGGCTCGCGACCTCAAAGCGGCATTTAGAAGGCCGACCATCTTTCCAGATCTTAGTACGTTCAAGGTCGACAATCAGTCGAATCCAGTAGAAATAAGTGTAGAAAATCAAGAGGCTTGCCCGAGATATTCAGGGTTGACCATTTCTAATGTGGAGGTAAAAGCCTCTCCAAAGTGGCTGGCCAATAGACTGAAAAGCATTGGCTTAGCGCCAATAAATAACATTGTAGATGTGACCAACTATGTGTTGCATGGATTGGGACAGCCATTACATGCCTTTGATTTGGCCGAGATCAGCGGAAAAAAAGTAGTAGTAAAAACGTTGGCGAGTGGAACCAAGTTTACCACTCTCGACGAAAAAGAAAGAGAGTTGACAGACAAAGATTTGATGATCTGTGACGACACTAAAGCCATGTGTATTGGCGGCGTGTTTGGAGGTATCAACTCTGGAGTGAAAGATAGCACGACCAGCATTTTCTTGGAATCAGCTTATTTTTCAGCCGACTGGGTGAGAAATACGGCCACAAGGCACAGCATCAAAACCGATGCTTCGTTTAGATTTGAAAGAGGCACTGATCCCAACATGACAGTAAATGCGCTCAAATATGCAGCCATGCTAATCAAAGAAGTAGCAGGCGGAGAGATTAGCTCTGAGGTTATAGACATCTACCCATCGCCCATCGCTGATTTTGAAATTGACGTGAAGTACAAAAATATCGATCGTCTGATTGGCAAAGAAATCCCTCACGACCGGATCAAAGAAATTTTAGGAGATCTTGATATTGTTTTATCTGACGAAACCGAAATGGGCTTTAAAGCCACAGTGCCTCCGTACCGTGTGGATGTGACCAGAGAGGCCGATATCGTAGAAGAGATTCTTCGCATCTATGGGTACAATAATATTGAATTAGAGGAAAACTATGGAGCTGATTATTTGGCTGCTTTTCCTACGCCAGACAAAGATAAAATTCAGTCTAAAACCACAGATTTTCTAGCAGCTTTAGGGTTCAACGAGATCATTAGCAACTCCTTGACCAACCCAGACTATGTAGCCAAAACGGAACTTTGGGACCCTGCGCTCAATGTGGAAGTACTCAACAAGTTGAGCGAAGAGCTTGGCGTGATGAGACAAACATTGGTATTTTCAGGGATGGAATCTTTGAAGTATAATATCAATAGGAAACAGACCAATCTCAAGTTTTTCGAATTTGGAAGAATTTATACCACATCAGATGGTGAATATCAGGAGAAAGAACAATTGGCTTTATTCCTGACTGGGGATCAGACAGATGAAAGCTGGAGTGTGGATAAAAAGTCGATTGATTTTTATAGCATATCATCTACGGTTCATAAAATTTTGGATAAATTTAGCATTACTGAATTCGATTCTGTACCAACCGACAATCCAGTTTTTGACTATGGTTTAGATATTTCTAAAGATGGACAACTGTTGGTGTCTTTGGGAAAAGTGAACCGTAAGGTGCAAAAGGTAGCAGAAGTATCCCAAGATGTATTCTATGCTGAGTTCAATTGGGCCAAAATGCTGAAAAAGTATGGTAAAAAAATACTATACAAAGCCGTACCTAAGTTTCCTGAAGTTCGTAGAGACTTGTCTCTAGTGCTAGACGAGCAGGTTAACTTCCAGCAGATCTTGGAGTTGGCCAAACGTGAGTCCAAGAAGTTGGTAAAGAGAATCAACGTATTCAGTGTCTATCAGGGAGATAGTATTGGAGAAGGGAAGAAGTCATATGCTTTGAGTTTCATCTTACAAGATGAGAACAAAACACTCAATGACAAAGCGATAGACAAAACGATGAACGGGCTGATAGCCAGTTTTGAAAAAGACCTAAACGCAATAATTAGAAAATAA
- a CDS encoding cell division protein ZapA, which yields MTELSIKIKIGNREYPMKVAASEEATIREAGKKINEKLKSFQSQFGIDDKQDLLAMVAIDSFVEKLRAMELRQTTDEVAMDQISKLNRLVSAEL from the coding sequence ATGACAGAGTTATCAATAAAAATAAAAATAGGCAACAGAGAATACCCAATGAAGGTGGCAGCTAGTGAAGAAGCAACCATCCGAGAAGCGGGTAAAAAAATAAATGAGAAGTTAAAGTCTTTTCAAAGTCAGTTTGGTATTGACGATAAACAAGACCTCTTAGCCATGGTGGCCATAGATAGTTTTGTGGAGAAGTTGAGGGCTATGGAGCTCCGGCAGACCACAGACGAGGTAGCCATGGATCAGATTTCAAAACTCAATCGATTAGTCTCTGCTGAACTATAA
- the rny gene encoding ribonuclease Y has translation MDNTLLIVIFTLGGLALGFGISKMMVKRAEGKRLSEAKGQAEMIIKEATINAENIKKEKAIEAKEHFLKKKSEYEEEANRKKNQIIANENKVKQRESHVSKQIEQNKRIEAELESQKENLDAQMEIVKRRKEELEKTKQEQTSILEKISNLSANEAIDQLKETLKDEARTKASSHIKDIIEEAKLTATKEAKKIVIQTIQRTATEHAIENCVSIFNIESDDIKGKIIGREGRNIRALEAATGVEIIVDDTPEAIIISGFDPVRREVARLSLHRLVTDGRIHPARIEEIVAKTTKNIEEEIVEIGERTVIDLGIHGLHPELIKMVGRMRFRSSYGQNLLQHSREVAKLCATLASELGLNAKQAKRAGLLHDIGKVWPEEAEQPHAIVGMELAKKYKEHPDVCNAIGAHHDEIEMTTLISPIVQTCDAISGSRPGARREIMESYIKRLKDLEALALGFDGVHKCYAIQAGRELRVLVDADKVTDKSAGDLAFDISSKIENDMQYPGQIKVTVIREMRSISYAK, from the coding sequence ATGGACAATACACTACTTATAGTAATATTTACCTTGGGCGGACTTGCTCTGGGTTTTGGCATCAGCAAGATGATGGTCAAAAGAGCAGAAGGCAAGCGATTGTCTGAAGCCAAAGGTCAAGCCGAAATGATCATCAAAGAGGCTACGATCAATGCTGAAAACATCAAAAAAGAAAAGGCCATAGAAGCCAAAGAGCATTTCTTGAAAAAGAAGTCAGAATACGAAGAAGAAGCAAATCGAAAGAAAAATCAGATCATCGCTAATGAAAATAAGGTCAAGCAAAGAGAAAGTCATGTATCTAAGCAGATCGAACAAAATAAGCGAATCGAAGCTGAGCTAGAGAGTCAGAAAGAGAATCTGGATGCCCAGATGGAAATCGTAAAACGCAGAAAAGAAGAACTAGAAAAAACCAAACAGGAGCAGACTTCTATTCTAGAAAAAATCTCAAACCTGTCGGCCAACGAGGCTATAGATCAGCTCAAAGAAACACTCAAAGACGAAGCCAGAACCAAGGCCTCATCACACATCAAAGACATCATAGAAGAGGCTAAGCTTACTGCCACGAAGGAAGCTAAGAAAATTGTGATTCAGACAATTCAGCGTACTGCTACTGAGCATGCCATTGAAAACTGTGTGTCTATTTTTAATATTGAAAGCGACGACATCAAGGGCAAGATCATAGGGAGAGAAGGACGAAACATCCGAGCACTTGAAGCCGCTACTGGGGTAGAGATTATCGTAGATGACACCCCAGAGGCGATCATTATTTCTGGATTCGACCCGGTGCGTAGAGAGGTAGCTAGACTATCGCTGCACCGTCTAGTGACTGATGGTAGGATTCACCCTGCTCGTATAGAGGAGATCGTGGCAAAGACTACGAAGAACATAGAAGAAGAAATTGTAGAAATTGGGGAACGTACAGTCATAGATCTAGGTATTCATGGGTTGCATCCAGAGCTAATCAAGATGGTAGGCCGTATGAGGTTCAGGTCGTCGTATGGACAAAATCTGCTGCAGCATTCACGCGAAGTGGCTAAGTTGTGCGCTACACTTGCATCTGAGCTAGGGCTCAATGCCAAACAAGCCAAACGGGCAGGATTGCTACACGATATCGGAAAAGTATGGCCAGAGGAGGCAGAACAGCCACATGCCATTGTAGGTATGGAATTGGCCAAAAAATACAAAGAACATCCCGATGTGTGCAACGCCATAGGCGCTCACCATGACGAGATCGAAATGACCACACTCATCTCTCCGATCGTACAAACTTGTGATGCCATATCAGGATCTAGGCCAGGTGCTCGAAGAGAAATTATGGAGTCGTATATCAAACGGTTGAAAGATTTAGAGGCTTTGGCACTTGGGTTTGATGGCGTACACAAGTGCTATGCGATACAGGCAGGAAGAGAGCTTCGGGTGCTAGTAGATGCAGATAAAGTGACAGATAAGTCTGCGGGTGATTTGGCTTTCGATATATCTTCAAAGATCGAAAACGACATGCAGTATCCTGGGCAAATCAAAGTGACAGTGATTCGTGAAATGAGATCGATCAGTTATGCCAAGTAA
- a CDS encoding carboxypeptidase-like regulatory domain-containing protein: protein MKSKMIWLCFVLLPFGLLGQENKKVKATFDNEPIVAVLQTIEDQTGYAIYYEASWLDSLTYSGAFDQTSVDSVLFSILESTSLEYYMSGHRIFLTKGVKIIDQPAISQALHQQGKTVTDVELDLLFAREYLNMENQGEIGQSIVEVGDRNKLKPRASSTIAGYIKDSETNEPLAGVVVYSKDPSVASSSDMNGFFSITLPNGKRELIVQYVGMKTTKQKIVLYSDGQLNIDMVVDVIALQEVMIESESAANVEDVLIGVSKIDVQETKNVPLVLGENDIMKIAATFAGVQTMGEGSSGFNVRGGKSDQNLVLLNGATIYNASHFFGFFSVFNSNAIQSMDVYKSGIPAAYGGRLSSVFDVESKKADVDKFKGEGGISPVTAKLTVEVPVIKGKSGLMLGGRTTYSNWLLKKVGNADFSENEVFFADGILRYDHQINDNNDIEVSGYYSSDNFRISSDTVFSFSNFSYKNGNASVKWNHRFSNQVDGSLSAVYSAYGYDLSYDESPPNNFVQDFGINEAAVVADLAYYADEVHTLRGGAQLKGYQINPGTKSPQTSESLVAEVSIDKERALETTLFLSDEYILSDRLTLYGGYRYSFFTNYGPQTVKNYQPETVKNPDTVIGETVYDDGDPVQFYHGGEIRVNARYALDDESSVKASYNRTRQYLHTLTNSASLSPTDTWRLSSTYIKPQVADQYTLGYYRNFKSNMIETSVEVYYKDMDNLIDFKVGSQFLLNPNIEMVALQGPGRSYGVEFSVRKSGKLNGWINYAFARSFIQLDSSHPEERINNGNEYPANFDMPHTVNMVANYKITKRWSFSCNFTYNTGRPVTYPVGIYDFKGMQAVHYSGRNTFRMPDYIRLDIGLSLEASHKIAQLAHSYWSFSIYNVLGRDNPYSIFFDVRDGQVNGYKLVVFPTPIPTITYNFRF, encoded by the coding sequence ATGAAAAGCAAAATGATATGGCTGTGTTTTGTTCTGTTGCCATTTGGATTGCTGGGGCAGGAAAACAAAAAGGTAAAAGCCACTTTCGACAATGAGCCTATAGTTGCCGTGCTTCAAACGATAGAGGATCAAACAGGATATGCTATTTATTACGAGGCTTCTTGGCTAGATAGTTTGACCTATTCAGGAGCATTTGATCAGACGTCAGTGGACTCGGTTTTGTTTTCAATATTAGAGTCTACAAGTTTAGAATATTATATGTCTGGTCATCGTATTTTTCTAACCAAAGGGGTCAAAATTATCGATCAACCAGCCATTAGTCAGGCGCTGCACCAACAAGGCAAAACCGTAACAGATGTTGAGCTAGACTTACTTTTCGCTCGTGAATATCTCAATATGGAAAATCAGGGTGAAATAGGCCAGTCTATAGTGGAGGTAGGAGATAGAAACAAATTGAAGCCCAGGGCTTCCTCTACTATAGCAGGGTATATCAAAGACAGTGAAACCAACGAGCCACTAGCAGGCGTAGTAGTGTATTCGAAAGATCCTTCTGTAGCATCTTCCTCAGATATGAATGGCTTTTTTAGCATCACACTTCCTAATGGCAAACGAGAACTGATCGTGCAGTATGTAGGCATGAAAACCACCAAGCAAAAAATCGTGCTCTATTCTGATGGCCAGCTTAATATCGATATGGTGGTAGATGTGATCGCACTGCAGGAAGTGATGATCGAGTCCGAAAGTGCTGCCAATGTGGAAGACGTACTGATCGGAGTGAGCAAGATAGATGTACAAGAGACTAAAAATGTGCCATTGGTGCTTGGTGAAAACGACATCATGAAGATCGCTGCTACTTTTGCAGGAGTGCAAACCATGGGAGAAGGCTCTTCAGGGTTCAATGTCCGAGGTGGTAAATCTGATCAAAACTTGGTGCTACTCAATGGGGCTACGATTTACAATGCCTCTCACTTTTTTGGCTTCTTTTCGGTTTTTAATTCTAATGCCATTCAGAGTATGGATGTATATAAAAGTGGGATACCTGCCGCATATGGTGGTAGACTGTCCTCGGTATTCGACGTAGAGTCTAAAAAAGCAGACGTAGACAAGTTCAAAGGAGAGGGAGGGATCTCACCTGTCACGGCCAAGCTCACGGTAGAAGTGCCAGTGATTAAAGGCAAGTCGGGGCTGATGCTAGGCGGACGAACCACCTATTCTAATTGGCTGTTGAAGAAAGTAGGCAATGCAGATTTTAGTGAAAATGAAGTATTTTTTGCTGATGGTATCTTGAGATACGATCACCAAATCAATGACAACAACGACATAGAAGTTAGTGGATACTACAGTAGTGACAACTTTAGAATTTCGTCTGATACGGTGTTCTCTTTTTCTAATTTTTCCTATAAGAATGGCAATGCTTCTGTGAAGTGGAATCACCGGTTTAGCAATCAAGTTGATGGCTCGCTTTCTGCCGTGTATAGTGCTTATGGCTATGATTTGTCTTACGACGAATCTCCTCCCAATAATTTTGTTCAGGATTTTGGAATCAATGAAGCCGCTGTTGTAGCTGATTTGGCTTATTATGCAGATGAGGTACATACCCTAAGAGGGGGCGCGCAGCTGAAAGGATATCAGATCAACCCAGGAACAAAATCCCCACAAACAAGTGAGTCACTAGTGGCAGAAGTATCTATTGATAAAGAACGCGCATTGGAAACCACTCTATTTTTGTCTGATGAGTATATTTTGTCCGATCGATTGACACTTTATGGTGGATATAGGTATTCATTTTTTACGAATTATGGACCCCAGACGGTAAAGAATTACCAGCCTGAGACTGTCAAAAACCCAGATACGGTCATTGGGGAGACGGTATATGATGATGGAGATCCTGTGCAGTTTTATCATGGGGGTGAGATTAGGGTCAATGCCCGTTATGCGCTAGATGATGAGTCTTCAGTCAAGGCCAGCTATAATCGGACCAGGCAGTATCTTCATACCCTGACTAATAGTGCCTCGTTGTCTCCTACAGATACATGGCGCTTATCGAGTACGTATATCAAGCCTCAGGTCGCGGATCAGTATACATTAGGTTATTATAGAAATTTCAAAAGCAATATGATCGAAACGTCTGTAGAGGTCTATTACAAAGACATGGACAACTTGATTGATTTTAAAGTAGGGTCGCAGTTTTTATTGAATCCTAACATAGAAATGGTGGCTTTGCAAGGGCCAGGGAGGTCGTATGGTGTTGAGTTTTCAGTAAGAAAATCTGGCAAACTCAACGGGTGGATCAATTACGCTTTTGCTCGGAGTTTTATACAATTGGATTCGTCACACCCAGAAGAGAGGATCAACAATGGTAACGAATATCCTGCAAATTTTGACATGCCACATACAGTGAATATGGTGGCTAATTACAAAATCACCAAGCGGTGGAGCTTCTCATGCAATTTTACTTATAATACGGGACGTCCTGTGACCTACCCAGTAGGTATATATGATTTCAAAGGCATGCAGGCTGTCCATTACTCTGGAAGAAATACATTTAGAATGCCCGATTATATTAGACTCGACATAGGCTTGAGCCTAGAGGCCAGTCATAAAATAGCTCAACTCGCACATTCTTATTGGTCATTTTCGATCTATAATGTTTTAGGTCGAGACAACCCGTATTCTATATTTTTTGATGTCAGAGATGGTCAGGTCAATGGCTACAAGCTGGTGGTATTCCCCACGCCTATTCCTACCATCACATATAACTTTAGATTTTGA
- a CDS encoding DUF4249 domain-containing protein, which yields MYRLYSLFFLIFGWAIVVSCVKPYDAESFDFESVIVVDGLITDELKTHQIKLHYTYPIGTSDDHPVEGATVWVTHDEQQIDFSEQTPGIYKSEVPFSASESEQYQLFFTTKEGEEFLSSPSSLTKSPPIDSIYDRYAELALDGSTSNLGGIQFFLDTHDPSGKAKYFRYEWEDQYKIITPVVSYYDYNRSTATYSWREKLNNICYAGHISQSLLIGNTVGNSSDRLQEFPIRFVGGNTDVLRSRYTILVRQYAISEAAYSYYRKLKEKPGVWWIFV from the coding sequence ATGTATAGATTATACTCTTTGTTCTTTTTGATATTTGGCTGGGCGATAGTGGTCAGTTGTGTCAAGCCATACGATGCGGAGTCATTTGATTTTGAATCTGTCATCGTAGTGGATGGATTGATCACGGATGAATTAAAAACACATCAAATCAAACTGCATTATACCTATCCCATAGGCACTTCTGATGATCACCCTGTAGAAGGAGCTACTGTATGGGTGACACACGATGAGCAACAGATCGATTTTTCAGAACAAACCCCAGGGATTTATAAATCTGAAGTGCCTTTCTCGGCAAGTGAATCAGAACAATATCAATTGTTTTTCACTACGAAAGAGGGGGAAGAGTTTCTTTCTTCACCGTCATCACTTACCAAATCCCCACCGATTGATAGTATATATGATCGATATGCTGAATTAGCTTTAGATGGATCTACAAGTAACCTTGGTGGAATTCAGTTTTTTTTAGATACACATGATCCTTCTGGCAAGGCTAAATATTTCCGTTATGAGTGGGAGGATCAGTATAAAATAATAACGCCTGTTGTCTCCTATTACGACTACAATAGGTCTACAGCTACCTATTCGTGGCGAGAAAAACTGAATAACATTTGTTATGCAGGACACATTTCTCAATCATTACTGATTGGCAATACCGTAGGCAATAGTAGCGATCGGCTTCAAGAATTTCCGATTCGTTTTGTTGGTGGCAATACAGATGTGTTGAGGTCTCGGTATACGATTTTGGTAAGGCAATATGCGATTAGCGAAGCTGCTTATAGCTACTATAGAAAGTTGAAAGAAAAGCCAGGAGTCTGGTGGATCTTTGTTTGA